A stretch of the Capricornis sumatraensis isolate serow.1 chromosome 21, serow.2, whole genome shotgun sequence genome encodes the following:
- the LOC138097623 gene encoding serpin B10, whose product MDSLAKSINQFALEFSKKLAESAEGKNIFFSPWGISASLAMVYLGTKGTTAAQMAQVLQVSRDQDSEFCPDSEKKRKMEFNVGKPEEIHSYFQTFISEINSSSHACILKTANRIYGEKTYPFHKKYLEDVKTYFGAEPQSVNFMGASDHIRKEINSWVEKQTEGKILNLLPDDAVGPTTRMVLVNALYFKGVWEHQFLVQNTTEKSFKINKTTSKPVQMMSMKEKLQVFYIERPQAIGLQLYYESRDLSLLILLPEDTDGLDQLEKAITYEKLSEWTSADVMELCNVQLNLPKFKLEETYDLKSTLSSMGMSDAFNQSKADFSGMSSERDLFLSNVFHKSFLEINEQGTEAAAGTGSEVSVRKKLPSIEFNADHPFLFFIRHNKTNGILFYGRFCSP is encoded by the exons ATGGACTCTCTAGCAAAATCTATCAACCAATTTGCTCTGGAGTTTAGTAAAAAGCTAGCTGAATCTGCTGAGGgtaaaaatatcttcttttctcCCTGGGGGATCTCAGCCTCCTTGGCCATGGTGTATTTGGGCACAAAAGGGACCACTGCAGCCCAAATGGCCCAG GTTCTTCAAGTTAGCAGAGACCAGGACAGCGAATTTTGTCCTgacagtgaaaagaaaaggaaaatg gaattcaATGTGGGCAAGCCTGAAGAAATACACTCTTATTTCCAgacatttatttcagaaattaacAGTTCCAGCCATGCTTGTATACTTAAAACAGCCAACAGGATCTACGGGGAGAAAACGTATCCATTTCACAAG AAATATTTAGAAGATGTGAAAACATATTTTGGTGCAGAGCCACAGTCTGTGAACTTTATGGGAGCTTCTGACCACATcagaaaggagatcaactctTGGGTTGAAAAACAGACTGAGG GAAAAATCCTGAATCTCCTACCTGATGACGCTGTGGGCCCTACAACCAGAATGGTTCTGGTGAATGCCCTTTACTTTAAAGGAGTCTGGGAACATCAATTCCTAGTCCAAAATACCACAGAAAAGTCATTCAAAATAAACAAG ACTACAAGCAAACCAGTGCAAATGATGTCCATGAAAGAAAAACTTCAAGTATTTTACATAGAACGTCCACAAGCCATAGGCCTTCAACTCTACTATGAGAGCCGTGACCTCAGTCTGCTCATACTACTGCCAGAAGACACTGATGGGCTGGATCAG CTGGAAAAGGCCATCACCTATGAGAAGCTGAGTGAGTGGACCAGCGCAGACGTGATGGAGTTGTGCAATGTGCAGTTAAACCTTCCCAAGTTCAAGCTGGAAGAGACTTACGACCTCAAGTCAACTCTGAGCAGTATGGGGATGAGTGATGCCTTTAACCAGAGCAAAGCTGATTTCTCAGGAATGTCCTCAGAGAGAGACCTATTTCTGTCCAATGTTTTCCATAAGTCTTTCctggaaataaatgaacaagGTACAGAGGCTGCAGCTGGTACTGGGAGTGAGGTGAGTGTAAGAAAGAAACTCCCCTCCATCGAATTCAATGCCGATCACCCGTTCCTCTTTTTCATCAGGCACAACAAAACCAACGGCATTTTATTTTATGGGAGATTCTGCTCCCCCTAA